A DNA window from Paenibacillus andongensis contains the following coding sequences:
- a CDS encoding AraC family transcriptional regulator, producing the protein MNAPIDIILFGMDTPHDPDFVIDRPSGFESYVLMCFSTPFFTQTLHSIELGKPGDCILHDPNFPEYHGTPEGMVEGFRNDWIHFTGNTITEIAQRYQVPFNEIIHTGEPNLLGPYMRAIALELSVRKPFWEQKINLLMEDILLILGRHKQLQDEFDKLTPTEQDFKDKFVTARMFIHQHYEQDWTVKQMSELVNLSPERFWVLYQKYFRNSPKDDLISKRLEETKIHLINSHQSIEQIALQCGFHSLYYFSRIFKKRVGCSPSDYRRNMGN; encoded by the coding sequence ATGAATGCACCCATTGACATCATTTTATTTGGAATGGATACACCGCATGATCCCGATTTTGTCATTGACCGCCCCTCCGGGTTTGAATCCTATGTGCTCATGTGTTTCTCCACGCCTTTCTTTACACAAACCCTACATAGCATTGAACTCGGTAAACCGGGAGATTGTATTCTCCACGATCCTAATTTTCCTGAATATCATGGGACACCAGAGGGGATGGTGGAAGGGTTTCGAAATGATTGGATTCATTTCACAGGTAATACGATTACTGAGATAGCCCAACGATATCAAGTCCCCTTTAATGAAATTATTCACACAGGAGAGCCAAACCTTCTAGGGCCTTATATGCGTGCAATCGCATTGGAATTATCCGTACGCAAACCATTTTGGGAGCAAAAGATTAACCTGTTGATGGAAGACATCTTATTAATACTGGGCAGACATAAGCAGCTACAGGATGAATTTGATAAACTCACACCCACAGAGCAAGATTTCAAGGACAAGTTCGTGACAGCCCGCATGTTTATTCACCAGCATTACGAGCAGGATTGGACGGTTAAACAAATGTCTGAGTTAGTCAACTTAAGCCCAGAACGATTTTGGGTTCTCTATCAGAAATATTTTCGTAATAGCCCAAAAGATGACCTTATTTCGAAGCGGTTAGAGGAAACCAAAATTCACCTTATCAACAGCCATCAAAGCATCGAGCAAATTGCACTGCAATGCGGATTCCATAGTTTATATTACTTTTCGAGAATCTTTAAAAAACGTGTGGGCTGCTCCCCCAGTGACTATCGTAGGAATATGGGAAATTGA
- a CDS encoding ThuA domain-containing protein: MSNSNLLARKHIVFIAGEDEYHSEITLASLAKEVQELYGARVTLLTSIPDPTFPSHIPQLEILKEADLAILYLRFRELPEEQLNHVLNYVESGKPVIAFRTSTHAFRYPEGHARQDLNDRFGIDVLGAPWIHHFGHSSSTDVSLAWGAETHPIVQGVPPFFHVRSWLYHTLPYPPEGAHILLNGQTVEPELDEDKRMHAPRIHPVAWTRTNPWGGKVFMTTIGHQEDFEHGAFRTLVKNSIIWALQTELEE, encoded by the coding sequence ATGAGTAACAGCAATTTGTTAGCCAGGAAGCATATCGTTTTTATAGCCGGTGAAGATGAATATCATTCGGAGATTACCTTAGCGTCACTAGCTAAAGAGGTCCAGGAGTTATATGGCGCTCGTGTTACGCTGTTGACCTCTATTCCCGATCCAACGTTTCCTTCCCATATTCCACAATTGGAAATTCTCAAAGAAGCGGATTTAGCTATCTTGTATTTACGTTTTCGAGAACTGCCTGAAGAGCAATTGAATCATGTGTTAAATTATGTGGAATCCGGAAAGCCAGTCATTGCTTTTCGGACAAGTACGCATGCTTTTCGGTATCCAGAGGGTCATGCTCGGCAGGATTTAAATGATAGATTCGGCATAGACGTTCTAGGGGCGCCCTGGATCCATCACTTCGGACATTCCTCATCAACGGATGTCTCCCTAGCTTGGGGTGCGGAAACGCATCCGATCGTGCAGGGTGTACCCCCATTTTTCCATGTAAGGAGCTGGCTATATCACACGCTGCCATATCCGCCAGAAGGTGCCCACATTTTGTTAAACGGTCAAACAGTAGAACCTGAACTCGATGAAGATAAGAGAATGCATGCACCTAGGATTCATCCTGTGGCATGGACCAGAACGAACCCTTGGGGAGGCAAGGTATTCATGACGACGATTGGGCATCAGGAGGATTTTGAACATGGGGCATTTCGGACGCTTGTGAAGAATAGCATAATTTGGGCTCTACAAACAGAATTAGAGGAGTGA
- a CDS encoding zinc-dependent alcohol dehydrogenase — MKQAAIIGEKLTGIRDLPEPELREGWALVKIHAAPMCAEYKGFLHGHTSECLGHEAAGEVVKVASGSHLRVGDRVVVMPQYPCGECQLCLSGDYIYCEHNLPYSGATMAQYIAKPSWILPKIPHGVTYDKASLACCALGPSHGAFGVMGVDAFSTVLITGLGPVGLGAIVTAKYRGAQVIAVEMNEFRIELARKLGVDHIIDPRDEDAVAKIKGITRAIGPDYGLDCSGVVSAHRLLIDAVKRKGKVTFVGECNAETPIRISDDMLRKGIQLIGSWHYNLNEFNKIMEIIKNSPSTEDLITHTFPLSNIQEAFEVSASGRSGKIILKPWE; from the coding sequence ATGAAACAGGCAGCAATTATTGGAGAAAAGCTTACTGGTATTAGGGATTTACCTGAACCGGAACTGCGCGAGGGTTGGGCTTTAGTCAAGATTCATGCCGCACCGATGTGTGCGGAATATAAAGGTTTTCTGCATGGACACACGTCCGAATGTTTGGGGCATGAAGCAGCAGGCGAGGTAGTCAAAGTAGCTTCTGGCAGCCACCTTAGAGTGGGAGATCGGGTAGTTGTGATGCCGCAATATCCGTGTGGAGAGTGCCAACTTTGTCTATCGGGAGATTATATCTATTGTGAGCATAACCTGCCATATTCAGGTGCGACTATGGCTCAATATATTGCAAAGCCGTCTTGGATTCTCCCGAAAATTCCACACGGAGTTACGTACGATAAGGCATCGCTTGCTTGCTGTGCGCTTGGGCCATCACATGGGGCCTTTGGAGTGATGGGTGTCGATGCCTTCTCGACTGTCCTGATAACAGGGTTGGGTCCTGTGGGATTAGGTGCGATCGTGACCGCCAAATATCGAGGAGCTCAAGTCATTGCGGTTGAAATGAACGAATTTCGCATTGAATTAGCTCGAAAGCTAGGCGTGGACCATATCATTGATCCCAGAGATGAGGATGCTGTTGCCAAGATTAAAGGAATAACGAGGGCGATCGGACCTGATTATGGACTCGACTGCTCCGGTGTTGTATCGGCACATCGTTTATTAATTGATGCCGTGAAGCGTAAGGGAAAAGTAACCTTTGTAGGAGAGTGCAATGCAGAAACGCCAATTCGAATTAGCGATGATATGCTGCGCAAAGGCATTCAATTAATCGGCTCCTGGCATTATAACCTGAATGAATTTAACAAAATAATGGAGATCATTAAGAACTCCCCATCAACAGAGGATTTAATTACACATACATTCCCGCTGAGCAATATTCAAGAAGCATTCGAAGTTTCTGCATCAGGCCGTAGCGGTAAAATCATTCTGAAACCATGGGAGTGA
- a CDS encoding sugar phosphate isomerase/epimerase family protein, producing the protein MKVGMNLLLWTDQAKPDIHAPLLRQIKAWGFDGVELAADSMERSDAVTFRELLDELNLGRTTIAALDANIADPASRNLILRKNAVEVLKKALDHTHILGAELLCGPLFQGLGRFSGKGPQPDEWQYAVETLREVGEYAQSLGIRMALEPLNRFEMYMVNTMEAGLRFVKEVDLPNVGLLADTHHSNIEEGNVVDAWREAASYIYHVHISENHRGVPGTGHAIPQDIFDLLVDLDYDKWVSIEAFSQAVPDLIPRLHLWRAYAESTDSAASQGIVYIQEQLRRAVERRSAKHANH; encoded by the coding sequence ATGAAAGTTGGAATGAATCTGCTATTATGGACGGATCAAGCCAAGCCGGATATCCATGCTCCACTACTAAGACAAATTAAAGCTTGGGGCTTTGACGGCGTAGAGCTAGCTGCTGATTCCATGGAGAGGTCTGACGCGGTAACATTCCGTGAACTTCTTGACGAACTTAACCTAGGCAGAACAACGATTGCGGCCCTTGACGCGAATATTGCCGATCCTGCAAGTCGAAATCTAATCTTACGCAAGAACGCAGTTGAGGTTCTTAAAAAGGCACTGGATCATACGCATATCCTCGGTGCAGAGCTGCTATGCGGCCCCCTTTTCCAAGGTTTGGGCCGCTTCAGCGGTAAAGGTCCACAACCCGATGAGTGGCAATATGCTGTGGAGACTTTGCGTGAGGTTGGCGAATACGCACAATCACTCGGCATACGAATGGCTTTAGAGCCATTGAACCGTTTTGAGATGTATATGGTGAATACGATGGAAGCAGGCTTGCGCTTTGTGAAGGAAGTGGACCTTCCGAACGTAGGATTGCTTGCTGACACACATCATAGCAACATCGAGGAAGGAAACGTAGTCGATGCTTGGCGCGAGGCAGCATCGTATATTTATCATGTACATATCTCTGAGAATCATCGTGGAGTGCCTGGGACTGGCCATGCCATACCTCAGGACATCTTTGATTTACTGGTAGATCTTGACTATGACAAATGGGTGTCCATTGAGGCCTTCAGTCAGGCAGTGCCAGATCTGATTCCTCGACTGCACCTCTGGCGAGCTTATGCGGAGAGTACCGATTCTGCTGCTAGTCAGGGAATCGTTTATATTCAAGAACAGTTACGACGAGCTGTGGAACGGAGGTCAGCTAAGCATGCCAACCATTGA
- a CDS encoding alpha/beta fold hydrolase: protein MPTIDHEGCPIYYTERGKGTPLVLLMGLGADSSVWEQHVQAYEAHFRCILVDNRGAGQSGKPSGPYTTRKMAKDTLTVLDELGIERAHVSGISMGSAIAQQVALLCPERILSLTLNCPWQMVDIYTRRTFETLRIAYEIMNVSDFQKLLQLIIFTPAYHEAHLDDLLAKQQVASEYEHPMPIHAFQAQCDACMTHDTVGLLGSIFAPTLVTVGERDVFTPPHLSQSIADEISQVEFVVFEGSGHTHHWDQLERFNQLTLSFMLRQERALNES from the coding sequence ATGCCAACCATTGATCATGAGGGTTGCCCGATTTATTACACGGAACGAGGAAAGGGTACTCCCTTAGTACTCCTGATGGGACTGGGGGCTGACAGCTCGGTTTGGGAACAGCACGTGCAAGCTTATGAGGCGCACTTCCGATGTATTCTTGTCGATAACCGAGGTGCGGGACAGTCCGGCAAGCCTAGTGGTCCTTATACAACTCGGAAGATGGCGAAAGATACACTTACGGTGCTCGATGAACTTGGCATTGAACGAGCCCATGTATCCGGCATTTCCATGGGAAGTGCAATTGCACAGCAGGTTGCGCTGCTCTGTCCGGAACGAATTCTCTCGTTAACCTTAAATTGTCCATGGCAAATGGTTGATATATATACGCGTAGGACTTTTGAAACACTGCGGATTGCTTATGAAATTATGAATGTGAGCGACTTTCAGAAGCTGCTGCAGCTGATCATTTTTACTCCTGCTTACCATGAAGCACATTTGGATGACCTGTTGGCGAAACAGCAAGTGGCCAGTGAGTATGAGCATCCGATGCCGATCCATGCCTTTCAAGCCCAATGCGATGCCTGCATGACGCATGATACGGTAGGACTTCTAGGAAGCATCTTTGCGCCAACGCTCGTCACTGTGGGGGAACGGGATGTCTTTACGCCACCTCATTTGTCGCAGTCAATTGCAGATGAAATTTCTCAAGTGGAGTTTGTTGTCTTTGAAGGCAGCGGACATACGCATCACTGGGATCAGCTAGAGAGGTTTAATCAGTTGACGTTATCATTTATGTTAAGACAGGAGAGAGCTTTGAATGAATCCTAA
- a CDS encoding sugar phosphate isomerase/epimerase family protein, producing MNPKLSIGSWAFAFGPYEQQPWSFSRILAYAKESGYDGVEVNGFLPHPVPDVYDTIAKRKELLNEIRSHGLAVSAYAPDFRKAPPAVADKEAYVELLKRYIDFTVDLGTDILRVDTVTSPAPVNEQTYANRFDRLMDTWHASAELAAEAGLRIVWEFEPGFWLNKPSEVVRAVKEVNHPAFQVLFDTSHAYMSGVVGARQAGVQERLHGGIVAYAKQLEGHIGHFHLIDSDGTLHDEETSTHAEFGAGKIDFPSFLRETESIIRPLDWWCVDFCFNAEVEAWGKQAVRFIRNAIKEAVRS from the coding sequence ATGAATCCTAAATTATCCATTGGCTCATGGGCATTCGCCTTTGGTCCCTATGAGCAGCAACCGTGGTCTTTTTCCCGTATTTTAGCTTATGCCAAGGAATCGGGATATGACGGTGTTGAAGTGAATGGCTTTCTTCCGCATCCAGTTCCTGATGTATACGATACGATTGCCAAACGTAAGGAGCTGCTAAATGAAATTCGCTCCCATGGACTTGCTGTATCTGCGTATGCCCCTGATTTTCGCAAGGCTCCTCCTGCAGTCGCGGATAAAGAAGCCTATGTGGAGTTATTAAAGCGTTACATTGACTTTACCGTCGATTTGGGTACTGATATTTTACGTGTGGATACCGTTACGTCTCCAGCTCCAGTAAATGAACAGACGTATGCCAATCGTTTTGATCGATTAATGGATACTTGGCATGCGTCCGCAGAGTTAGCAGCAGAAGCTGGCTTGCGAATTGTTTGGGAATTCGAGCCAGGCTTTTGGCTGAATAAGCCTAGTGAGGTCGTGCGTGCAGTCAAGGAAGTTAATCATCCTGCGTTCCAGGTGCTTTTCGATACAAGTCATGCGTATATGAGCGGTGTTGTAGGCGCTAGACAAGCAGGTGTGCAAGAACGGCTACATGGTGGAATTGTGGCATACGCTAAGCAGCTAGAAGGGCATATTGGACATTTCCACCTGATTGATTCAGATGGCACGTTGCATGATGAAGAAACAAGTACGCACGCAGAGTTCGGTGCCGGCAAGATCGACTTTCCGAGCTTTCTGAGAGAAACGGAGAGTATTATCCGGCCTTTGGACTGGTGGTGTGTTGATTTCTGCTTCAATGCTGAGGTTGAGGCATGGGGGAAACAGGCTGTCCGTTTCATTCGCAATGCCATAAAAGAGGCAGTTCGATCATGA
- a CDS encoding sugar phosphate isomerase/epimerase family protein yields MITYGCQTYTWQMNLNCYQDKLTAILDVIQQSGFRGVEAEVFMLGAYYENPKLLSGDLAERDLRLAALTLAEPWLEMEETAEERANADKLIRYLQHFPEAKLILVQLPGKDHMNIASRQQTAIACANAIGKRAYEAGITAAYHPNSPSGSVFRTEEDYGILFAGLDDRYVGYCPDSGHIARGGMDPVKIFTEQMSQIKHVHFKDYDLQTSEWRTMGKGTIPHPELISLLKQSGYQGWIMVEEESAYAETHPDEATRENGRYLSQL; encoded by the coding sequence ATGATCACTTATGGCTGCCAGACCTACACCTGGCAAATGAATCTCAACTGTTACCAGGATAAACTTACCGCCATTTTGGATGTTATCCAGCAATCGGGATTTCGCGGCGTGGAGGCTGAGGTCTTCATGTTAGGGGCGTACTATGAGAATCCAAAGCTTCTTTCGGGAGACCTAGCGGAACGCGATCTTCGCTTGGCCGCATTAACCTTGGCTGAGCCTTGGCTAGAAATGGAAGAAACGGCTGAAGAACGAGCGAATGCTGACAAGCTGATTCGCTATTTGCAGCATTTTCCTGAGGCAAAGCTCATTCTGGTTCAGCTCCCAGGCAAAGATCACATGAATATAGCCTCCAGACAGCAAACCGCAATAGCCTGTGCAAATGCCATAGGCAAACGTGCGTATGAAGCTGGAATAACAGCTGCTTACCATCCAAATTCCCCATCCGGCTCTGTATTCAGAACAGAGGAGGATTATGGGATCTTATTTGCAGGACTCGATGACAGGTATGTTGGGTATTGCCCCGATTCCGGTCATATCGCAAGGGGAGGGATGGACCCTGTAAAGATATTTACGGAGCAGATGTCTCAGATCAAGCATGTGCATTTCAAGGATTATGATCTGCAAACAAGTGAATGGCGAACAATGGGGAAGGGAACTATTCCTCATCCTGAATTGATTTCGCTGCTGAAACAGTCTGGTTATCAGGGTTGGATCATGGTAGAGGAGGAATCTGCATACGCGGAGACCCATCCTGATGAAGCGACGAGAGAGAACGGCAGGTATCTTAGCCAGCTTTGA
- a CDS encoding NUDIX hydrolase, which yields MERILVGFVTFGFGVHAIITNSEGQILLLKRTYGNKGWSLPGGGVDACETIHQALFRECCEELGIEVQNAVLTGFYYHSSINAQVGIFRCSIPEDAEIKLSSEHSEYKWADISSLSEVQRIRALDALEYHGQVISRAF from the coding sequence ATGGAAAGGATATTAGTGGGTTTTGTTACGTTTGGATTTGGCGTTCATGCTATAATAACAAATTCCGAAGGTCAAATACTTCTGTTAAAGCGAACATATGGAAATAAGGGATGGAGTTTACCAGGTGGTGGTGTAGACGCTTGTGAAACTATTCATCAAGCGTTATTTCGAGAATGTTGTGAAGAGCTTGGGATAGAAGTTCAGAATGCTGTATTAACGGGATTTTATTATCATAGTAGTATTAATGCACAAGTTGGAATATTTCGCTGTTCCATACCAGAGGATGCGGAAATAAAACTTAGTTCCGAACATTCTGAATATAAATGGGCGGATATTTCTTCACTAAGCGAGGTTCAACGAATAAGGGCTTTAGACGCATTGGAGTATCATGGTCAAGTAATAAGTCGTGCTTTTTGA
- a CDS encoding YdcF family protein has product MSFPFDCISDFMFFETELGHSDVILVPGASHPQLMERAAMLYQQGIAPLILSSGGVTPHVETTEWEFLRNVGVSLGVPPQAILQEDKATNTFENARFSLKVLQDKGLNPKKVVLVCKNYHARRALLTYQIIFPRETIFYVSPVIDKKGTSKDNWFLDEDRIRYVMNELEKVGKYFRPAILQIGSNG; this is encoded by the coding sequence ATGTCTTTTCCATTTGACTGTATTAGTGATTTTATGTTTTTCGAAACCGAGTTGGGTCATTCAGATGTAATTTTAGTTCCAGGTGCAAGCCATCCTCAATTAATGGAAAGAGCCGCAATGTTATATCAACAAGGTATAGCTCCGTTGATCCTGTCTTCTGGTGGTGTCACCCCACATGTAGAAACAACTGAATGGGAGTTTTTGCGAAATGTAGGGGTGTCGTTAGGCGTTCCTCCACAAGCAATACTTCAAGAAGATAAAGCAACTAATACCTTTGAAAATGCACGATTCTCTTTAAAAGTATTACAAGATAAAGGATTAAACCCTAAAAAAGTAGTGCTGGTTTGTAAAAACTATCACGCACGTAGAGCACTTTTAACATATCAAATTATTTTTCCAAGAGAGACAATTTTTTACGTAAGTCCAGTGATTGACAAGAAGGGTACTTCCAAGGATAACTGGTTTCTAGATGAAGATAGAATAAGATACGTAATGAATGAGCTTGAGAAGGTAGGGAAATATTTCAGGCCCGCTATACTCCAAATCGGATCAAATGGCTAG